A window of Infirmifilum lucidum contains these coding sequences:
- the tatC gene encoding twin-arginine translocase subunit TatC, producing the protein MSELPEKPLMEHVYDLLDTVRKVLAINIAFIVLLLVLPAPHLLPEKYTPLTFYIMEYMRKVVLLHEENVVLKPIAKVFGVNSSRVILISHGWFDSLTAAVITSAMVTIIALGPVSLYLIYKFVEPGLYPHERRILKKYLVAIAVLFTAGALYGFYVVVPLTFMIALWIADLSGAAPLFSIQDFYQNILLGSLAIGVFFMFPLLVLALGKIGVVDYTTLRNNWRYVLFLTLALLAILTPDPTPTSALALGLPFIGLYFLSMWLLRKTNK; encoded by the coding sequence GTGTCCGAGCTCCCTGAAAAGCCACTAATGGAACACGTATACGACTTGCTAGATACTGTTAGGAAGGTCTTAGCTATCAACATCGCCTTTATCGTGCTGCTATTAGTTCTACCCGCACCCCACCTCCTACCCGAGAAATACACTCCACTCACCTTCTACATAATGGAGTACATGCGTAAGGTTGTACTCCTCCACGAAGAAAACGTAGTTCTTAAGCCCATAGCCAAGGTGTTTGGAGTCAACTCTTCAAGGGTTATTCTCATTTCTCACGGGTGGTTCGACTCGCTCACAGCTGCAGTCATCACGTCGGCAATGGTGACAATCATAGCCCTTGGGCCAGTATCGCTGTACCTCATCTACAAGTTCGTGGAGCCAGGACTCTACCCGCACGAGAGAAGAATCTTAAAGAAATATCTCGTCGCAATAGCGGTACTTTTCACCGCAGGTGCACTTTACGGCTTCTACGTGGTCGTGCCGCTGACCTTCATGATAGCTCTGTGGATAGCTGATCTAAGCGGCGCCGCGCCGCTCTTCTCCATCCAGGACTTTTACCAGAACATTCTGCTCGGCTCCCTAGCAATAGGTGTATTCTTCATGTTCCCACTTCTCGTTCTCGCACTGGGCAAAATCGGAGTAGTAGACTATACCACTCTTAGGAACAACTGGAGGTACGTCTTGTTCCTAACTCTGGCCCTACTTGCTATCCTAACGCCAGACCCAACGCCTACAAGTGCACTCGCCCTAGGGCTTCCGTTCATAGGGCTCTACTTCCTGTCAATGTGGTTGCTGAGGAAAACAAATAAATAG
- a CDS encoding ferredoxin, with translation MPKFKVTIDRDQCISDMACVSLCPEVFEMNEEDGKSQIVAKYRVGNNPGEGEVPGELEECIKSAAEACPVSIIHVTKVE, from the coding sequence ATGCCCAAGTTCAAGGTAACAATAGACCGGGATCAGTGCATTAGCGACATGGCTTGTGTAAGTCTATGCCCCGAAGTTTTCGAGATGAACGAAGAAGACGGGAAGAGCCAGATTGTTGCCAAATACAGGGTCGGCAACAACCCTGGAGAGGGCGAGGTACCCGGCGAGCTAGAGGAGTGCATTAAGAGCGCGGCTGAAGCCTGCCCTGTATCAATAATTCACGTGACAAAAGTCGAGTAA